In Paludibacter propionicigenes WB4, the genomic window ACACGCGGCTCTATAATCTTCCCTTTTCCATTGACAATAATATGATCGGAAGGTATTTTCCACATTTTTACCAATTCGGCTTTTACCCTTTCGGCTCGCTTTTTACTCAGCGTTTCGTTATACGGATTCTTTCCCAAATAATCGCAATAACCACGAACTTCTACATACAGACTTGGGTCGGCTTTCATTTTGAAAGCTATTTTACTGATAGTTTCAAGCGCATCATTGTCTAAATCAATTCTGTCAAAGTCAAAATATACTGTCGGTGTATCGTCAAAGCCATTATTCCCATTGGATTTCGAGTTGTTGACAGATGATGAATTACTATTTATAACAATGTTTTTCATGGGTTTACCCCAGAAGTCTACAGGCGTATTCGGAGGCGTGTGGGGGTCGTTATCTCTCACATCGGGTACACCATCGCCGTCGGAGTCAGGACCATCATTGGATAGGAATCGGGCAATAGAGTCAATCTTTCTTCCCTGATTATCAACTTTCTTATCCAGCTTTTTCAGTTCCTTATCTAACTTGTTTATTCTGTCTGAGTTCAGGGTGGCTAAAGCCAGTCCTTCATCAGGCGAAAATTCATTCATTCTGATATTTCGTAGATGGTCTTTTTTTATAGCATTTACTTTATATCTAAGAAAGAGGCTTCCCATTATGATTCTATCATTGGTTACACCCTGATAAGTTCTTACTCCTTCTAAATTATCTTTTGTGTAGGTGATATACCTTACTTTTGCTCCAAGTCCTAGTGCCTTACTAACATTGTATTCAAGCGAAAAGCTTACAGGAATACAGCCTGAATTGCCGTTTGGAGGAGTGATGGGTGCGACAGGGTTTGCTTGTGGTATAGGCTGCACATCGAAATTGTACGATGCAAAACCCAATCCGACCGATCCATTAACTGATAGTTTTGAGTTATTTTGTGGGAAAAGCATGCGCGAGAAGTTTATCGTCATGCTCAGGGAAATATTGTTTAGTTTAGTATTGAAGGTATCCTGCGGACTGGAATAAATTCCTGTAAAAGGAAGTGACAAATAATCAAAAGAGACTCCCCAAATAGGTGTCAGAGCACATTCTAAATTAACACCAGCCGAGAAGTTGTTACTGGTGGTAACAAATGCACTGGTTAACTTTTGAGCGGCATCTCCATCAAATTTATTAATCCCGACTTCAGGTGCTAATGACCATCGCGAAAAATGTTTATTTTCCGGATATGCCTTAACTGTTAATACAAGTAGAATTACAAATAATTGAAATCTTTTCATGTGGATTGGAAAGATTAAAACTCAGTAAATAATTTTATTCTTCACTGAAGTTCCTAAATATGAGCGTCAAAGATAGCATTATATTTTATTTAATAATGTTGATGTAATATTATGTAATATTACATTTTATTACAAATTCACCCCTTTATTTAATTAATATGCTGTTTTATAGATATGTACGTATTTTTTGGCTTAATAAAAATAATTCATAATTTATTGCATATTTATCTTATTTTCATTGTTTAGTACAATAAATTATAGCAAAATGCAAGGGTAAGAACCCAATTTCACAGAAAAGGTATGGATGAATCAGGTGGAATTTTCTATAAAATAAGTGATTACTGTGACATTTCTACCTTCTTGGTAGCTTCCATATTCTTGTTACGGTAATCAACTCTTTCTACCACATTTTGGGCAAGAGCTCTAAATGATAAAGATAATATTGAGTTTTCATCAACCGAAATAGGTCGTCCGGAATCACCTCCTTCACGTATGCTTTGCACCAATGGAATTTGTCCGAGAAGCGGAACATTCAATTCTTCGGCAAGTCTTTTTCCTCCTTCTTTACCAAAAATATAGTATTTATTCTCAGGTAATTCAGCAGGCGTAAACCAAGCCATATTTTCTACAATTCCAAGAACTGGTACATTTACCTTTTCGCCGGTAAACATGTTGACACCTTTTCGGGCATCAGCCAGCGCTACTTCTTGTGGAGTGGTTACAACTATCGCACCCGAAATTCCCATGGTTTGTACCAATGTCAGGTGAATATCGCCTGTGCCCGGAGGTAGATCCATTACGAAGAAATCCAGTTCGCCCCAGTCTGCATCAGTGATAAGTTGTTTAAGCGCATTACTCGAAACTGCACCACGCCAAACTAACGCCTGAGCCGGATCCACAAAAAAGCCTATGGACAGAATTTTCACTCCGTATTTTTCTATGGGTGTAATTATATGTCGACCTTCTGTTTCAACTACCTCAGGATGCGCCGATTCTACTCCAAACATCTTGGGAATCGATGGTCCGTGTATGTCTGCGTCAAGCAATCCAACTTTATAGCCCAAAGCTGCCAGAGAGATAGCAAGATTACATGAAATGGTCGATTTTCCAACACCTCCTTTTCCGGATGAAACTGCAATAATGTTCTTTACATTGGGCAGAATTGAAGTCGGCTTTGGTTTTGGAACTTCTTTTGTGATAATTTCTATATTGCCTTTTATGTCAATGTCTTCGCTAATGTACGTGAGAATCGCCTGTTCAGCAGCCTTCACGACCGATTTAGCAAATGGGTCATTCGGCTTCTCGAAAAAGATTGAAAATGTTACTTTGTTTCCTTGTATCTGGATGTTGTCCTGAACCATGCCTGAAGAAACAATATCTTTTCCGGTTCCGGGATAACGGACGTGTACTAAAGCATCAAATATTAACTGAGGGTGTAATGTCATAATTATTTACGTGTTTTTATTACCGCACAATAAATTATACTGTGGGTCTGTCCTGTAACAAGTTTTCTCTTTGAAATGTTTTGCGTTTTATCAAATTCCAAGTTATACGTCCAGGTTGTGTCTTTTACTTCTGCCAAAACTGCGATAAGCATCGTGCTCAATTTCAACATCAGGCTCTATTAACGTCTCTTTCTTTTCGAGTAAAAACTGGATGTACTTGATGGTCAATCCACGTTCAAGCCATTGTTGCTCGTAGTAGGTTTTTATTCCTAAAATGGGGTCTTGTAAGTCGGATGAGTATAAATCATTATTAGAGAAAACCACCTTGAAATTATTAGCTTTCACCATCTCACAAGTGTAGGTGAACATAAAATTGCTATCGGTTTTCAAATGAATAATTCCGTCAGGCTTTACAAATTGCTGGTATGATTTGATAAAATTAGTGGCTGTGAGGCGTTTTGTGACTTTTTTCATCTGTGGATCAGGGAATGTAAGCCAGATTTCACTGACTTCATTCTCTGCAAAAAAATGATGAATCATCTCAATATTGGTTCGTAAAAAGGCAACATTCGTCATCCCTTTTTCGTGTGATTCTTTAGCTCCGGTCCACAGTCGAGCTCCCTTAATATCAACACCTACAAAGTTTTTTTCGGGATACAGTTTTCCCAGACCTACTGTATATTCTCCTTTTCCACAACCTAATTCTAAAACAATGGGATGATTGTTTTTGAAAAACATCTCATTCCATTTTCCTTTCATGTCGAATTCAATTCCTTCGCGTATAGCATGTGATGAAACCTGAAATACGTGCGGAAATTCTTCCATATCGGCAAATTTCGCCAATTTATTCTTACCCACTTTTTACTTAGCTGAATTTTTAGCGTACAACAGGTATTAGTTGCACACTGTTTTATTTTACAATTTTCTCTATTCGCATACCAATATCGTTTATGCCTGTCAATGTGGTATCACGCATTCCGTGCACAATTTTATATCGGTAGATTCCTGATTTAGTAAATCGGACATTTTCTTGGTATAATATCGGCATTTCCATTACAGAACCGATACCCGAACCAAGCCATTTTCCTCTTTGGTCCGCCAAATAGCATTCTATTGAATCTTTCATCTCTACTTTGTCCGGACTGGTTTTGTCTAAAAACAACCATAGGTTTTGATACGGATATTCTCCTCTGTTTCTGACGTTCACATAGACATTGTATGTAGATGTGGTGTCAGTAATCTGAATGTCGAAGGTGTATAAACTGTCTTTGTTCCAGCCTTTGGCATTGACTGCTTTGTACTGAAAAAAAACATCGTTGTTTTTACAAGCTGCAAAAGTAAGCGACACGAAAATCGCTAATAAAAACCTATTTTTCATTGTTGCCGGTATTATTCCCATTTTTCTTTATTGGTTTCTGAAATCTCGGAGTGTTTTCTTTGTTTTCTGCTGATCCGTTTTTTGCTCCTTGAGGACGATTGTTTGGTCGTTTATTTTTATGATTTGGCCGTTTCTTTTGAGTGTCAAATCTTGTTAGACTATCCTGACCAACAACGTTTTCGTAGTCAACAGGAACCGGTTTAGTATCTTTTTCTACTTGCTCACCAAGTGTTTCCGGTTTGGTGCCTCTCTTATTCATGGCTATGATTTCTTTAGCCCGTTTAGCAGATATTGTAACTACATTGGCTCCGAAATTGGCTGAGGTAGAATAAGAAATCAGCCCTTTAAACACGTCTGTTTTAAAGTGATAATAGGTGCTGTCCAGCGTTTCAAGTTGAATTTCTTTAGAAGGAAAATCTTTGATGGCATCCATGTAGGAATCCAGTTCGAAATTCATGCAGCACTTTAATTTTGCGCATTGACCGGCGAGCTTTTGAGGATTAAGCGAGATGTCCTGATAGCGGGCAGCACTGGTCGATACGGAATTGAAATTTGTCATCCAGCCGGAGCAGCAAAGCTCGCGTCCGCAAGGCCCTATTCCTCCAATTCTTCCTGCTTCCTGACGAGCCCCGATCTGTTTCATCTCTATGCGTACTCTGAATGTCTCTGCAAATACTTTAATTAATTGACGGAAGTCAACCCGCTCATCGGCTATGTAGTAGAAAATAGCTTTGTTGCCATCGCCTTGAAATTCAACATCGCCAATTTTCATATTCAGCTTGAGGCTTTCGGCTATCTGACGGGCTTTTATCATAGTAGCCTGCTCTTTTCCTTTTGCTTCCTGATATTTTTCAAGGTCAGTTTCTTTCGCTTTTCGGTAAACACGTCTGATTTCGATCTTTTCAGGATTAACGTTGTACTTCTTCATTTGTAGAAGCACTAATCTGCCTACCAGAGTAACTTCGCCTATATCGTGACCGGGTGAAGATTCAACCGCTACTACATCTCCTTTTTCAAGAGGTATTTTGGTGCTGTTTAAGAAATATCCTTTGCGGGTATTTTTAAATTGTACTTCTATAAAGTCAGTGTCTTTCTGCGTTTCAGGTAAATCGCACATCCAGTCGAATGTGCTGAGTTTTTGGGTAGAGTTGCGATGGCAACCCTTTTTATTCATTTGGCAACCGCCAGTATTTAGTTTGTAGTCCATTGTATATGAATTAGAATCCTCCGACATTGTCGAAGTCGAAAGTTTCGATTTTATTGAAATTTATTTTTTAAGCAGCATAATGACTTTCAGTGTCAAATCAAAGAAAATCATTTTTGCGTTTACGTTTTGTTCTATTTGTCTTTCTGCCAATGCAAATTCGTTCATTAATTCTTCCACATTTCTCTCGTTGATAAACGGCGAAAAGCGTTGAGAAAAATCAGCTTCGCCGGAAGTCAGGTAATTTAAATCCGGTTGCTGCATGTTTCGGATAAAGTTCTCGCGAATCATGCGTTGCGCGTAACTGAGAAAATTCTTTTGACGCTCGCGTCCAATGGATGCAGCGGCCATATCATCTGACCATTTGCGCAGTGTCTTGAGCGACGCATGATCTTTTTTGTTGCCAACCTGCCATGCAAGTCGCATTATCATAACGAAGCGATCAAAGTTTACTTTGTTTTCATCGCCTTCACTCAATACGGCTAATGCGTTCAGGTAGCTTCCGTTAGCAATGTGAGCAGCATATTCTGCTTCTGCCTGCTCTATTTCCAGTTCTTCATTTCGCAGAAGTGCCTGAATGATTTCATTCTCACTTAACCTCGGAACGTGTATGTGTTGAGTTCGCGAAAGTATGGTAGTGATAATTTCATCAGGTGTATTCGTAACCATCAGAAAAACAGTTTTTTCAGGTGGCTCTTCCAGTATCTTCAACAGTTTGTTGGCACAGGTGGTATGCATCTTTTCAGGAAGCCAGATAATCATGATCTTGTACTCCGACTCGTAAGTCTTGAGACTTAGCTTTCGTATAATCTCTTCACTTTCATTAGAGTAGATTAATCCTTGTTTGGCGTCTCCCGAAATTTTCGAATACCAGTCATTCAGTCCGAAATAAGAATTTTCGAGTATCATCTCTCTGAACTCAGCTATAAAATCATCACAAACAACCGTGTTTTTACCTGTAGGTTTTATTACCGGGTAAACGAAGTGTAAATCGGGATGCGCTAATTTTTTGTATTTCACACATGCCGGACAAACACCACACGAGTCAGTTGCCGAACGATTCTCACAACAGATGTATTGCGCGTAGGCTACTGCCAATGCCAGTTTCCCTATTCCCTCCGGTCCACGCAAGAGCTGAGCATGAGGTATCCTCTGTTCAGTTACCGTGCGTATTAAACGTTTTTTAATGTCTTGTTGACCAATTATTTGAGAGAAAAGCATGAATTTAATTTACAGTTTTATTCCAAGTTCGGATAAAATGCAAATATACAAAAAAAGAAAGGATTATGAAAAATGGCCTCCTGTAAGTGTATTTGTATTTAGAAATGAGGTAGAATTTGTATTTAGTTTTGTTTCTATTGAGAATAATTTGCCTGCAAAATTCTTTCAAATTTTTTCGTGATGCGTGCAACGTTTTGTTTTTATCCACCATCTACCCTATAAAACCGATAGACTAGTAATCGGTTAAGTGTAAGCATTTATTTAATTTATTATTGAAAATTATAAGGTTATGAGAAAGCTATTTATTGGTATTTCATTGTTGTTTCTTGTTATGTCGTGTAACGATGATTCAAATTCGTATGAAAACAATCACATTGGTATTGCCACAGTTGAAAACCCTACGCAGAGTACAGCGTTCGATTTTCGCTTGGATGACAGGACTTTCATGCATACAAATACTGCAGGACTATTAAACTATAAACCGAAGGATGGTCAGCGTATTATTGCAAATTACAGTTTTATTGAGAAGGTTTCGCCAACGAGTAATTCGGTTAATGTTGTAAAGCTAAATGATGTCTATGAAATCCTTACAAAAGGGATTTTTAAAATTAAACCGGCGCAACAGGACAGTATCGGCAATGATCAAATTGAAATTAGAAATATTTGGATTGGCAGTGATTATCTGAATGTTGAGTTTGTATATCCGGGTTATAACAAAACTCATTATATTAGTTTGGTTTCCGATAGCACCAAAACATATACAGATAACAAGACGCATCTGGAATTTCGCCATAATGCAAACGGCGATTATCCGTCAAATTCCAAATGGGGTATGGCATCATTTAATTTAAGTTCGCTTAAACTGAATCATGCTGCTAACGATTCGGTTAAGTTGGTTATTCATACCCGTGAATATTCATCAACGATTAGTAAAACGTATGAATTAACGTATAAATTCAGTGCGCAATCGGCATTAATGCATGATGCAAAGATTCCTTTTCCTTTGAAGTTAGATTCTAAGATTCACTAACATGATTTTTGATGTAGTTTTGCAAACAGCCCATTTGCCTCTTGGTAAGTGGGCTTTTTGTATGCGATAGTTTAATTTATAAAGATTATTTCCTTCAGAGCTTAACTTTTTGATACCTTTGTGTGTTTTTTCTGAATTGATAATCCAACTAATTTATAACGTTATATGAAAACCCTTGAGCCAAAAGCATTATGGAATTTTTTCCATGAAATAAACCAAATTCCTCGACCATCAAAAAAAGAAGAGCATGTAATTGCTTATCTAAAATCTTTTGGCGAAAACTACAATTTGACGACAAAAGTAGATGCGGCCGGCAATGTGCTGATATCAAAGCCTGCAACAAAAGGTTTTGAAGACAGAACGGCTATTATTCTGCAGGCTCACATGGATATGGTCTGCGAAAAAAACAGTGATATCGATTTTGATTTCGAGACTGATGCAATACAGGCTTATGTTGATGGTGATTGGGTAAAAGCTAAAGGAACAACCCTTGGTGCTGATAATGGTATTGGTATGTCGATGATGTTGTCAGTTTTATCTGACGATAGCTTGTTGCATCCAGCCATAGAGTGTTTATTTACGGTAGATGAAGAAACTGGTCTGACAGGCGCATTTGCTCTGGAACCAAATTTTCTGACAGGAAAGATCCTGATAAACCTTGACTCGGAAGATGATGGTGAAATATTTGTAGGATGCGCCGGAGGTATTGATACCACAGCAGTTCTTTCATACCAAGCCGATCCAACACCTGAGAATTATTTCGCTTTTTCTGTTTCAATCAAAGGACTAAAAGGTGGTCATTCCGGCGATGACATTGATAAAGGCTTAGGAAATGCCAATAAAATATTGAATCGTTTTCTGTGGACTCTTAATGGGCAAATGGATTTACGTCTTTCAAACTTTGATGGTGGAAATCTGCGTAATGCCATTGCAAGAGAAGCAACTGCTACTGCTTGTGTACCTTTTTCGGAAAAGGAGAGAGTGAGAATTCTTTTTAATCATTTCACAAACGATATTGAAAATGAAAAAGGGAGTGTAGAGCCTAAAATTCGATTGGAGTTAGAATCAGAAACACTTCCTGAAAAGCTTATCGACAAAAAAACATCCGACGCGTTGCTCGATGCGCTGTATGCTTGTCCGCATGGTGTTATTGCGATGAGTCCTGATATGCCGGGTTTGGTAGAAACTTCAACCAATCTGGCTTCGGTAAAGATGCAGGATAACCAAACAATCCTTATTACCACCAGCCAGCGTAGCTCGGTTGAGTCCTCTAAATATGATATTGCAAATCAGGTTAAAGCTGTGTTTTCTCTTTCAGGTGCAACTGTCACACAAGGTGATGGCTATCCGGGTTGGAAACCAAATCTTAACTCCGGTATTTTAGAAACGGCAAAGAACAGCTATATTAAACTTTTCGGCCAGCAACCTAAAATTCGTGCCATTCATGCAGGGTTGGAGTGCGGTCTTTTCCTCGAAAAATATCCTTTTCTGGATATGATATCCATTGGACCTCAAATGTATGGGGTGCACTCGCCTGATGAACGGTTAAGTATCTCTTCTTCCCAAAAATGCTGGGAATGGCTGGTTGATATATTGGCTTTCGAACGTGGGCATTAATGGGCGGATATCTTAATTAATGTTATAATTTATTCTCGCTTTTAAATTGTCTCGGATTTTGTTGTACTTTTGCATACCAATCGTTCAGTATTTTTTTAATTTTATGAATGACACAAGAGAATATATAATAGAAAAGGCATTTAGCTTGTTTTTAAAAGACAGCTACGTGGCGGTATCCATCAGCGATATAAGTAATGCTATCGGCCTCACAAAAGGAGCCTTGTATCATCACTTTAAAAATAAAGAGGAATTATTTAAAGCCGTCATCGACAAATATTTTGTTGTCAATGAAATAGTGCTAAATGAAGAGGTGGACACTTTTCTTGAATTTAGTGAGGCTTGTATTCGTAATGCCAAAGAGACACTACACAATATATTCTCGCATGGAGAAGAATTTGAAGTTATAAACTATATGTCGCTGATTGCAGATAGTTTTAGACACTATCCGGGCTTTGCAGATCAGAAAATGCAATTTATCCAGAATGAAACAGATAAGATTAAACTTATTTTGGTCAAATCGATTGAAAGGGGCGAAATTCGCTCGGATATAGACACTACATTAATTGCTCAAAGCTATTTTTCAAATATGCTGGGACTTGCAGCGCCAATAATCAAAAATCAATCAATCGATGAAGCTATTCTAAATCTTAGAGCTCAACTTGACCAAATGTATATGTT contains:
- a CDS encoding OmpA family protein gives rise to the protein MKRFQLFVILLVLTVKAYPENKHFSRWSLAPEVGINKFDGDAAQKLTSAFVTTSNNFSAGVNLECALTPIWGVSFDYLSLPFTGIYSSPQDTFNTKLNNISLSMTINFSRMLFPQNNSKLSVNGSVGLGFASYNFDVQPIPQANPVAPITPPNGNSGCIPVSFSLEYNVSKALGLGAKVRYITYTKDNLEGVRTYQGVTNDRIIMGSLFLRYKVNAIKKDHLRNIRMNEFSPDEGLALATLNSDRINKLDKELKKLDKKVDNQGRKIDSIARFLSNDGPDSDGDGVPDVRDNDPHTPPNTPVDFWGKPMKNIVINSNSSSVNNSKSNGNNGFDDTPTVYFDFDRIDLDNDALETISKIAFKMKADPSLYVEVRGYCDYLGKNPYNETLSKKRAERVKAELVKMWKIPSDHIIVNGKGKIIEPRVRYRPNRRCDFFFDKQ
- a CDS encoding Mrp/NBP35 family ATP-binding protein, coding for MTLHPQLIFDALVHVRYPGTGKDIVSSGMVQDNIQIQGNKVTFSIFFEKPNDPFAKSVVKAAEQAILTYISEDIDIKGNIEIITKEVPKPKPTSILPNVKNIIAVSSGKGGVGKSTISCNLAISLAALGYKVGLLDADIHGPSIPKMFGVESAHPEVVETEGRHIITPIEKYGVKILSIGFFVDPAQALVWRGAVSSNALKQLITDADWGELDFFVMDLPPGTGDIHLTLVQTMGISGAIVVTTPQEVALADARKGVNMFTGEKVNVPVLGIVENMAWFTPAELPENKYYIFGKEGGKRLAEELNVPLLGQIPLVQSIREGGDSGRPISVDENSILSLSFRALAQNVVERVDYRNKNMEATKKVEMSQ
- the trmB gene encoding tRNA (guanosine(46)-N7)-methyltransferase TrmB; its protein translation is MGKNKLAKFADMEEFPHVFQVSSHAIREGIEFDMKGKWNEMFFKNNHPIVLELGCGKGEYTVGLGKLYPEKNFVGVDIKGARLWTGAKESHEKGMTNVAFLRTNIEMIHHFFAENEVSEIWLTFPDPQMKKVTKRLTATNFIKSYQQFVKPDGIIHLKTDSNFMFTYTCEMVKANNFKVVFSNNDLYSSDLQDPILGIKTYYEQQWLERGLTIKYIQFLLEKKETLIEPDVEIEHDAYRSFGRSKRHNLDV
- a CDS encoding gliding motility lipoprotein GldH, coding for MKNRFLLAIFVSLTFAACKNNDVFFQYKAVNAKGWNKDSLYTFDIQITDTTSTYNVYVNVRNRGEYPYQNLWLFLDKTSPDKVEMKDSIECYLADQRGKWLGSGIGSVMEMPILYQENVRFTKSGIYRYKIVHGMRDTTLTGINDIGMRIEKIVK
- the holB gene encoding DNA polymerase III subunit delta', with translation MLFSQIIGQQDIKKRLIRTVTEQRIPHAQLLRGPEGIGKLALAVAYAQYICCENRSATDSCGVCPACVKYKKLAHPDLHFVYPVIKPTGKNTVVCDDFIAEFREMILENSYFGLNDWYSKISGDAKQGLIYSNESEEIIRKLSLKTYESEYKIMIIWLPEKMHTTCANKLLKILEEPPEKTVFLMVTNTPDEIITTILSRTQHIHVPRLSENEIIQALLRNEELEIEQAEAEYAAHIANGSYLNALAVLSEGDENKVNFDRFVMIMRLAWQVGNKKDHASLKTLRKWSDDMAAASIGRERQKNFLSYAQRMIRENFIRNMQQPDLNYLTSGEADFSQRFSPFINERNVEELMNEFALAERQIEQNVNAKMIFFDLTLKVIMLLKK
- a CDS encoding NigD-like protein, with the protein product MRKLFIGISLLFLVMSCNDDSNSYENNHIGIATVENPTQSTAFDFRLDDRTFMHTNTAGLLNYKPKDGQRIIANYSFIEKVSPTSNSVNVVKLNDVYEILTKGIFKIKPAQQDSIGNDQIEIRNIWIGSDYLNVEFVYPGYNKTHYISLVSDSTKTYTDNKTHLEFRHNANGDYPSNSKWGMASFNLSSLKLNHAANDSVKLVIHTREYSSTISKTYELTYKFSAQSALMHDAKIPFPLKLDSKIH
- a CDS encoding aminoacyl-histidine dipeptidase gives rise to the protein MKTLEPKALWNFFHEINQIPRPSKKEEHVIAYLKSFGENYNLTTKVDAAGNVLISKPATKGFEDRTAIILQAHMDMVCEKNSDIDFDFETDAIQAYVDGDWVKAKGTTLGADNGIGMSMMLSVLSDDSLLHPAIECLFTVDEETGLTGAFALEPNFLTGKILINLDSEDDGEIFVGCAGGIDTTAVLSYQADPTPENYFAFSVSIKGLKGGHSGDDIDKGLGNANKILNRFLWTLNGQMDLRLSNFDGGNLRNAIAREATATACVPFSEKERVRILFNHFTNDIENEKGSVEPKIRLELESETLPEKLIDKKTSDALLDALYACPHGVIAMSPDMPGLVETSTNLASVKMQDNQTILITTSQRSSVESSKYDIANQVKAVFSLSGATVTQGDGYPGWKPNLNSGILETAKNSYIKLFGQQPKIRAIHAGLECGLFLEKYPFLDMISIGPQMYGVHSPDERLSISSSQKCWEWLVDILAFERGH
- a CDS encoding TetR/AcrR family transcriptional regulator — its product is MNDTREYIIEKAFSLFLKDSYVAVSISDISNAIGLTKGALYHHFKNKEELFKAVIDKYFVVNEIVLNEEVDTFLEFSEACIRNAKETLHNIFSHGEEFEVINYMSLIADSFRHYPGFADQKMQFIQNETDKIKLILVKSIERGEIRSDIDTTLIAQSYFSNMLGLAAPIIKNQSIDEAILNLRAQLDQMYMLLKKR